From Leptospira fainei serovar Hurstbridge str. BUT 6, the proteins below share one genomic window:
- a CDS encoding helix-turn-helix transcriptional regulator: METEELLEWEENNPTRLNRNSANWKPGIVVRFLRKIHGYSRKDLAEKLGGVEIEYVTSIEKGKLTIGKNLARKLAEIFEIPVEIFV; the protein is encoded by the coding sequence ATGGAAACTGAAGAATTGCTCGAATGGGAAGAAAATAATCCGACTAGATTGAATCGTAACTCGGCAAACTGGAAGCCGGGAATCGTTGTTCGGTTTTTACGAAAAATACACGGATATTCACGCAAAGATCTGGCGGAGAAATTAGGGGGAGTCGAAATCGAATACGTGACTTCCATCGAAAAAGGAAAATTGACGATCGGGAAGAATCTCGCTCGAAAGCTAGCGGAAATATTCGAAATACCGGTGGAAATATTCGTTTAG